The proteins below come from a single Chryseobacterium nepalense genomic window:
- a CDS encoding dual specificity protein phosphatase family protein, which translates to MKIAIISLITVLFLGLAFAFYQKKIRYNLVTISENKVYNSGVIPPDKLPDVINDHHIKTIIDLRDGAEQTELNPETKKQVNTEAAAAGKIANVHYFNLPTDQIPQDSTVKKFLKIMDDPKNYPVLIHCHHGVGRSRLFSSIYRIEYEHFTNEQARKNARFFWEFSNNFSKSSEKGLFLTNYKKRNH; encoded by the coding sequence ATGAAAATTGCAATTATTTCATTGATTACGGTATTGTTCCTTGGTTTAGCTTTTGCTTTTTATCAGAAAAAAATTCGCTACAATCTGGTAACGATCTCGGAAAATAAAGTTTATAATTCCGGTGTTATTCCTCCGGATAAACTGCCTGATGTTATCAATGATCATCATATAAAAACCATTATCGATTTACGTGACGGTGCAGAACAGACAGAACTTAATCCTGAAACTAAAAAGCAGGTCAATACTGAAGCGGCCGCAGCGGGAAAGATAGCAAATGTACATTATTTTAACCTTCCTACCGACCAGATTCCCCAAGACAGTACCGTGAAGAAGTTTTTAAAGATAATGGATGATCCCAAAAACTACCCTGTTCTGATTCATTGTCATCACGGGGTTGGACGTTCCCGTTTGTTTAGTTCAATTTACAGGATTGAATATGAACATTTCACCAATGAGCAGGCAAGAAAAAATGCCCGTTTCTTCTGGGAATTCAGCAATAATTTTTCAAAGAGTTCTGAAAAGGGTTTATTTCTAACGAATTATAAGAAAAGGAATCATTAA
- a CDS encoding SDR family NAD(P)-dependent oxidoreductase yields the protein MDNREESKVALVSGANTGVGFQIAKALVKNGYIVYVGSRDLQKGKAAVSELGENAKAIQLDITDSESIRRVVETVANQYGYLTLLVNNAAISHIGKAGRTMEEVLGSQRASIAPINELKTVWDTNVFGTLALTQAFLPLLHKASSARIVTVSSALGSLGINANPENPYRGNFDAVYGASKTALNGIFLSLAIDLEHTNIKVHLVSPGFTATALNNFQGTDSVEEGSKEPIRVALAEDLPNGSFTGPAGFSGKDHVLPW from the coding sequence ATGGACAATAGAGAAGAAAGTAAAGTGGCACTGGTATCGGGTGCCAATACAGGGGTAGGTTTTCAGATCGCGAAAGCTCTTGTGAAAAACGGATACATTGTTTATGTCGGTTCACGTGATTTACAAAAAGGAAAAGCAGCGGTGTCCGAATTGGGTGAAAATGCAAAAGCTATTCAGCTGGACATTACGGATTCGGAATCGATCAGAAGGGTAGTGGAAACTGTAGCGAATCAATATGGCTACTTAACGCTCCTGGTGAATAATGCGGCAATCTCACATATTGGAAAGGCAGGCCGAACGATGGAGGAAGTTCTGGGTTCACAGCGTGCCAGCATTGCACCAATTAATGAACTGAAAACTGTTTGGGACACCAATGTTTTCGGAACTCTGGCTTTAACGCAGGCTTTTTTACCGTTATTGCATAAAGCTTCAAGTGCACGTATTGTAACAGTTTCAAGTGCATTAGGATCTCTTGGGATCAATGCCAATCCGGAAAATCCATACAGGGGAAATTTTGACGCAGTTTACGGTGCTTCCAAGACCGCACTCAACGGCATTTTTCTTTCACTGGCGATAGACCTGGAGCATACGAATATTAAAGTCCATCTGGTAAGTCCGGGATTTACGGCTACGGCGCTTAATAATTTCCAGGGAACTGATTCTGTAGAGGAAGGTTCAAAGGAACCGATCCGTGTGGCTTTGGCCGAAGATCTTCCGAACGGCAGTTTCACCGGCCCTGCCGGTTTCAGCGGTAAAGATCATGTTCTTCCGTGGTAA
- a CDS encoding helix-turn-helix domain-containing protein, translating to MILFSISPGYLSDVLRSVIGKSTQQYIREKLTEKAKERLTSTDLTVGEIAYELGFEHPQSFSKMFRVQTGLSPVEFRKNIS from the coding sequence ATGATATTATTCAGCATTTCGCCCGGGTATCTGAGTGATGTTTTACGTTCCGTGATCGGGAAAAGCACACAACAGTATATCCGGGAAAAACTCACCGAAAAAGCCAAGGAAAGATTAACTTCCACTGATTTGACGGTAGGAGAAATTGCGTATGAACTGGGTTTCGAGCATCCGCAGTCATTCAGCAAAATGTTCAGGGTGCAGACAGGCCTTTCTCCCGTAGAGTTTCGTAAAAATATCTCTTAG
- a CDS encoding TetR/AcrR family transcriptional regulator produces MKKSQETRLHILQTAFILIYSKGYQTTSIDEIIAKTKVTKGAFYYHFKTKDEMGLAILNELLRPNFSANFIEPLKSSENALEKIYDLVYHILMEDSFMTVESGCPASNFTQEMAPWNIEFTKTLNELSKQWEQAITEAVERSKKNGLVKPEVDPREIAVFVMSGYWGVRNLGKLENSKEVYLVFLNGLKSYFNSLK; encoded by the coding sequence ATGAAAAAATCACAGGAGACCAGACTGCATATTCTTCAAACCGCTTTTATCCTAATCTATAGCAAAGGCTACCAAACCACAAGCATTGATGAGATTATTGCAAAGACAAAGGTGACGAAAGGCGCTTTCTATTATCACTTTAAGACCAAGGACGAAATGGGGCTGGCTATTCTGAATGAATTATTGCGTCCTAATTTTTCAGCAAACTTTATAGAACCTCTGAAAAGTTCGGAAAATGCACTGGAAAAAATCTACGATCTCGTTTACCATATCCTGATGGAGGATTCTTTTATGACCGTTGAAAGCGGATGCCCCGCCTCAAATTTCACCCAGGAGATGGCACCCTGGAATATTGAATTTACCAAAACTTTGAATGAACTTTCCAAACAATGGGAACAGGCCATCACAGAAGCAGTGGAGCGAAGCAAAAAAAATGGCCTGGTAAAACCTGAAGTTGATCCCCGGGAAATTGCTGTGTTTGTAATGTCTGGATATTGGGGAGTGAGAAATTTAGGCAAACTGGAAAATTCCAAAGAGGTATATCTGGTATTTCTGAACGGACTCAAATCCTATTTTAACAGCTTAAAATAA
- a CDS encoding glycosyltransferase family 1 protein — translation MQNILCFSHLRWNFVFQRPQHLLTRFAKQYNVFYFEEPKTGPDSYELTQQNGVSVVVIYLEDHHSDFKKRMARQIDNFLKDHNIREYLCWYYTPMALEYTSHLTPKITVYDSMDELSAFRFAPPRLLEYEEELFNKADIVFTGGYSLYEAKKERHHNIHPFPSSIDKEHFQKARLNMTDQPDQQEIPHPRFGFFGVIDERFDTDLLYLVSQKKPDWHFVMIGPVVKIDPAELPQAPNIHYLGPKKYEELPNYISHWDIALVLFAINESTEFISPTKTPEYLAAGLPVISSPIKDIVRTYGEENLVYITKNAESFIASGEEELQKKSRTEWLLKVDEFLADDSWDNTFEKMCLLIDTVKEKNGIHV, via the coding sequence ATGCAAAATATTCTATGCTTCAGCCACCTCCGGTGGAATTTCGTATTTCAACGACCTCAACATTTACTTACCCGTTTCGCAAAACAATATAATGTTTTTTATTTTGAAGAACCTAAAACAGGCCCCGATTCGTATGAACTAACACAACAAAATGGGGTTTCAGTAGTGGTTATTTATTTAGAAGACCATCATTCTGACTTTAAAAAGCGTATGGCCAGACAAATTGATAATTTCCTTAAAGATCATAATATCCGGGAATACCTGTGCTGGTACTATACCCCGATGGCATTGGAATATACTTCGCATCTTACCCCTAAAATTACGGTCTATGATTCTATGGATGAGCTTTCTGCATTCCGTTTTGCTCCTCCCCGGTTACTGGAATATGAAGAAGAACTTTTTAATAAGGCCGATATTGTTTTTACCGGTGGTTACAGCCTTTATGAAGCCAAAAAAGAAAGACATCATAACATCCATCCTTTTCCGAGCAGTATTGATAAGGAACATTTCCAAAAGGCACGGCTCAATATGACAGATCAGCCCGATCAGCAAGAAATCCCTCATCCAAGGTTTGGTTTTTTCGGGGTTATTGATGAAAGGTTTGATACGGATTTGTTATATCTGGTTTCACAGAAAAAACCCGACTGGCATTTTGTGATGATTGGGCCTGTTGTAAAAATAGATCCGGCAGAACTTCCACAAGCCCCGAATATTCATTATTTAGGACCTAAAAAATATGAAGAACTTCCAAATTATATCAGTCATTGGGATATTGCGCTGGTTTTATTTGCCATTAATGAATCAACAGAATTTATCAGCCCTACCAAAACTCCGGAATATCTTGCTGCCGGTCTCCCTGTAATTTCCAGCCCGATAAAGGATATTGTAAGAACGTATGGTGAAGAAAACCTTGTATATATTACCAAGAATGCGGAATCCTTTATTGCTTCCGGAGAAGAGGAACTTCAAAAAAAATCCCGCACGGAATGGTTATTGAAAGTTGACGAATTCCTTGCTGATGATTCCTGGGACAATACTTTTGAAAAAATGTGCCTGTTAATCGATACGGTTAAAGAAAAAAACGGAATCCATGTATGA
- a CDS encoding PAS domain S-box protein produces the protein MKDSLSLNFEQLTHIFSFINTATAVHVGENARIEFANKAMLAIWGRGPEVIGKSLEEAMPELSGQPFIEMFARVWREGITISGNDTPADLLVDGVISTYYFDFEYRAVKDENGRVIAILHTATDVTERYLNRLELEEASQNKQLLIREQSLNEQLAAANEELSAVNEELEASREELSRMNTELEQMVEDRVKALVESEERFRSMADNTDILIAVRDETGKLIYFNKAWSTLSGRNAHQLLEMGWYDLIHPLDKQKFLNIHQQAFVQRISYSAEMRLLGSDGSYHWLLKKGTPRFLSDGKFAGYISSCVDITPMKLSEQQLQDMNEELAASNEEFTALNEELAATNEELAESNEELLLSEARFRNLIRQAPVAICVIRAEDLLVIEVNDGYLELVGKSREQLEMRSIWDGVAEAADVYAPIMQQVIETGTAFHGLEHELVLNRKGVDQIMFIDFVYEPVKDLKGIVTSIMVVGNDVTAKVIARRQIEDIEERNRLAIEASEIGTYEFRYAEQSVIGSRRFDEIFGVTSPVSRAEVLTSFHPLDTHLSDEAHATARKTGKLFYEARIVLANNVIKWIRLQGNVHYDNQGNAEKLLGTVMDITALKQIQQQKDDFISIASHELKTPLTSLKASLQLLERMKTNPTALLPRLIDQSNKSMEKISELVEELLNVTRINEGKVMLNKKKFNFAHMVDECCSHVIHLGTHELLVEGEKNLEIVADENRIQQVVINFINNAIKYAPKSRQIFLTIEKDIYSVKVSVRDTGPGIPAEKLPYLFERYYRVDPNGIQASGLGLGLYISADIIERHGGKIGVESEEGMGSTFWFTLPDEDQND, from the coding sequence ATGAAGGACTCGTTATCACTAAATTTTGAACAACTCACTCACATATTTTCTTTCATCAATACTGCCACTGCGGTGCATGTTGGTGAAAATGCGAGGATAGAATTTGCAAATAAAGCTATGTTGGCCATTTGGGGCCGCGGTCCGGAAGTCATCGGGAAAAGCCTGGAAGAAGCAATGCCCGAACTCTCAGGCCAGCCCTTTATTGAAATGTTTGCAAGGGTTTGGCGTGAAGGTATAACGATTTCGGGAAATGATACTCCTGCAGATCTATTAGTTGACGGAGTGATAAGTACCTACTACTTTGATTTTGAATACCGGGCCGTGAAAGACGAAAATGGCCGCGTAATAGCAATTTTACATACTGCTACTGATGTCACTGAACGCTATCTGAACAGACTTGAACTGGAAGAGGCCAGCCAAAATAAACAGCTGCTCATCCGTGAGCAATCTTTGAATGAACAGCTCGCGGCAGCAAATGAAGAATTAAGCGCAGTTAATGAAGAACTTGAAGCAAGCAGGGAAGAACTCTCCCGTATGAATACTGAGCTTGAACAGATGGTAGAAGATAGGGTAAAGGCGTTAGTGGAAAGTGAAGAGCGCTTCAGGTCTATGGCCGACAATACAGATATTCTGATAGCTGTACGTGATGAAACAGGGAAACTGATCTATTTTAATAAAGCATGGTCCACACTTAGCGGACGTAATGCACATCAGCTGCTGGAGATGGGTTGGTATGATCTTATTCATCCTCTGGATAAACAAAAGTTTTTAAACATTCATCAGCAGGCATTTGTACAAAGGATTTCTTACAGTGCTGAAATGAGGCTTCTGGGATCCGACGGATCTTATCACTGGCTGCTAAAAAAAGGAACACCAAGGTTTCTTTCCGATGGTAAATTTGCAGGATATATAAGTTCCTGTGTAGATATCACCCCAATGAAACTGAGTGAACAGCAGCTGCAGGATATGAATGAAGAGTTGGCTGCTTCTAATGAAGAATTTACAGCGCTTAATGAAGAGCTTGCAGCAACCAATGAAGAACTTGCAGAATCTAATGAAGAGCTGCTCCTCAGTGAGGCGCGTTTTAGAAATCTTATCAGGCAGGCTCCGGTTGCTATTTGTGTAATCCGTGCAGAAGATCTTTTGGTTATTGAAGTGAATGACGGTTACCTGGAATTGGTGGGCAAATCCAGAGAACAGCTGGAAATGCGAAGTATCTGGGATGGTGTGGCGGAAGCTGCTGATGTATATGCCCCGATTATGCAACAGGTAATCGAAACCGGAACCGCATTTCATGGATTGGAACATGAACTTGTCCTGAACCGGAAGGGAGTAGATCAAATCATGTTTATCGACTTTGTTTACGAACCTGTTAAAGACTTAAAAGGAATAGTTACTTCCATTATGGTAGTAGGAAATGATGTGACGGCAAAAGTGATAGCGAGAAGACAGATTGAAGATATTGAAGAACGTAACCGTCTTGCCATTGAAGCATCGGAAATCGGAACTTACGAGTTCAGATATGCAGAACAATCGGTAATTGGCTCCAGGCGTTTTGATGAAATATTTGGTGTTACAAGCCCTGTTTCAAGAGCAGAAGTACTCACCAGTTTCCATCCTTTGGATACCCATCTCAGTGATGAGGCTCATGCTACTGCCCGAAAAACAGGAAAACTTTTTTATGAAGCCAGAATTGTCCTTGCTAATAATGTGATAAAATGGATTCGTTTACAGGGGAATGTACATTATGATAACCAGGGTAATGCAGAAAAACTTCTGGGCACCGTAATGGATATTACGGCTTTAAAACAAATTCAGCAGCAGAAGGATGATTTTATCTCAATTGCCAGCCATGAACTTAAAACACCGCTTACCAGTCTTAAGGCTTCTTTACAGCTTCTTGAAAGAATGAAGACAAATCCTACGGCTCTGCTTCCAAGATTAATTGATCAGTCCAACAAAAGCATGGAAAAGATTTCCGAGCTGGTGGAAGAACTGCTAAATGTAACCAGAATAAATGAAGGCAAGGTGATGTTAAACAAAAAGAAATTCAACTTTGCTCATATGGTAGACGAGTGCTGTTCTCATGTGATCCATCTGGGAACTCATGAGTTATTGGTAGAAGGTGAAAAAAACCTGGAAATTGTGGCAGATGAAAACAGGATCCAGCAGGTTGTTATTAATTTCATCAATAATGCCATTAAATATGCACCTAAAAGCAGACAGATATTCCTGACCATCGAAAAGGACATTTATTCGGTGAAAGTTTCAGTAAGGGATACCGGTCCGGGCATACCTGCTGAAAAATTACCTTATCTTTTTGAACGGTATTATCGGGTGGATCCGAATGGTATACAGGCTTCCGGCCTTGGGTTAGGACTCTATATCAGCGCGGATATTATTGAACGCCATGGCGGAAAGATTGGCGTTGAAAGTGAAGAAGGTATGGGAAGTACATTCTGGTTTACGCTACCGGATGAGGATCAGAATGATTAA
- a CDS encoding lipopolysaccharide kinase InaA family protein has product MKLIFAEGLSQYKDDILSTLKKFKSEGTLIGNGSRNVIKVFDVNGMHLNFKSFKQHNIINRHVYKFYRKSKAHRSFEYAHMLISKNYHTPRPVAYLENHDFIGLTSSYYISEQLEDVWTLDRVLHDQSFTDREKIIKEYARLMFRLHNDGIQFLDNSPNNFLIRKEDSHYSIYLVDLNRMNFYDSIDLNKRLNNFARLTNNSEVIEIIAEEYAKLYGSSKDECMKKIKEAAQRQVTRRKIKKVLKFYKYLIPNMVIFYLNDPDLFLSI; this is encoded by the coding sequence ATGAAATTGATTTTTGCTGAAGGTTTATCTCAATATAAAGATGATATTCTATCAACTTTGAAGAAGTTTAAAAGCGAAGGAACATTAATTGGTAATGGTTCCCGAAATGTGATTAAGGTTTTCGATGTCAATGGAATGCATCTCAATTTTAAGTCCTTCAAACAACATAATATTATCAACAGGCACGTTTACAAATTTTACCGTAAATCTAAAGCACACCGTTCATTCGAGTATGCTCATATGCTCATCAGCAAGAATTACCATACTCCCCGTCCCGTTGCCTACCTAGAAAACCATGATTTTATCGGATTGACATCCAGCTATTACATCAGTGAACAACTGGAGGATGTCTGGACGCTTGACCGTGTTCTTCATGATCAGTCTTTTACCGATCGCGAAAAGATTATAAAAGAATATGCACGACTAATGTTTCGTCTGCATAACGACGGAATTCAGTTTCTTGATAATTCACCAAATAATTTCCTGATCCGTAAGGAAGACAGCCACTATTCAATTTACCTGGTTGATCTTAACAGAATGAATTTTTACGATTCTATTGATCTGAACAAAAGACTTAACAATTTTGCACGGCTTACCAACAATTCTGAGGTTATTGAAATTATTGCCGAAGAATATGCCAAATTGTATGGCAGTTCAAAGGATGAATGCATGAAAAAAATTAAGGAAGCTGCGCAGAGACAGGTTACCAGACGAAAAATAAAGAAAGTACTTAAGTTTTACAAATACCTCATCCCGAATATGGTTATTTTCTATTTAAACGATCCCGACTTATTTTTAAGTATTTAA
- a CDS encoding glycosyltransferase family 9 protein yields the protein MRNLTKNIGKSGLKKSEKNDIKIKRILITRPNHRLGNLLLLSPLVQEVINTFPESKIDLFVKGQITPIIYKNYTNIDKIIQLPKKPFSNIFKYLKGWMSLRTKKYDLVINANFGSSSGRISTLAANSRYKMFGEFDEKYLQEFNDYQHSAKQSIYDLRHFLSELGVPENKNDIPFLDIKLDAEEIEAGKKKLFSITNNDRPTICLFTNATGDKCYSEQWWSDFYNTLKETFPDYNIVELLPVENISKLNFSIPHFYSKDIREMGGFMANTAVFIAADNGVMHLASASGTPTVGLFMVTDENLYKPYNPKSFSVNTQHTTNEDIMRLLRTTVG from the coding sequence ATGAGAAATCTAACAAAAAATATTGGGAAGTCCGGTTTAAAAAAATCTGAAAAAAACGATATTAAAATAAAAAGAATTCTCATCACAAGACCTAATCACCGTCTTGGAAATCTGCTGCTTCTAAGCCCACTGGTACAGGAAGTAATCAATACATTCCCCGAAAGTAAAATTGATCTTTTTGTAAAAGGACAAATCACTCCTATTATTTATAAAAATTATACAAATATTGACAAAATTATCCAGCTTCCGAAAAAACCGTTCAGCAATATTTTTAAATATCTGAAAGGCTGGATGTCACTGCGTACAAAAAAGTATGATTTGGTTATTAATGCTAATTTTGGGTCATCTTCAGGAAGAATATCCACCTTAGCAGCCAATTCCAGATACAAGATGTTTGGCGAATTTGATGAAAAATACTTACAGGAATTTAATGATTATCAGCATTCTGCAAAACAGAGTATTTATGACTTAAGACATTTTTTATCTGAACTGGGAGTTCCGGAAAATAAGAATGACATTCCCTTTCTTGATATTAAACTGGATGCCGAAGAAATAGAAGCCGGGAAAAAGAAACTTTTTTCCATCACAAACAATGACAGACCTACGATCTGCCTGTTTACCAATGCTACGGGCGATAAATGCTATTCCGAACAATGGTGGTCCGATTTTTATAATACACTGAAAGAAACATTTCCCGATTATAATATTGTAGAACTTTTACCCGTTGAAAACATTTCCAAACTAAACTTTTCCATACCACATTTTTACAGTAAGGATATCAGAGAAATGGGCGGTTTTATGGCCAATACGGCAGTATTTATTGCAGCAGATAATGGCGTAATGCATCTTGCCAGTGCAAGCGGGACACCAACGGTGGGTTTATTTATGGTAACTGATGAAAATCTTTACAAACCTTATAACCCAAAAAGTTTCTCTGTAAATACGCAGCATACGACGAACGAAGATATTATGCGTTTACTGCGTACAACCGTAGGATAG
- a CDS encoding rhodanese-like domain-containing protein: MKKAVIFLGIVLTVYIIYRIYKFQTLDNGLDQLIKNGAVILDVRTEKEFSTGHIPGSRNISLGTIRERYIELDPDKTYITVCSHGLRSVKAESILKERGFKNVYNGGAWSDLMNTIGNSKD, from the coding sequence ATGAAAAAGGCGGTTATATTTTTGGGAATTGTTCTCACGGTATATATAATTTATAGGATTTATAAATTTCAGACTTTGGACAACGGATTGGATCAACTGATCAAAAACGGGGCGGTAATCCTTGATGTGAGAACAGAAAAAGAATTCAGCACCGGACATATCCCAGGCTCAAGGAATATTTCTTTAGGTACGATTAGAGAACGGTATATCGAACTTGATCCCGACAAAACCTACATTACCGTATGTTCTCATGGCTTAAGAAGTGTAAAAGCCGAAAGTATTTTAAAAGAAAGAGGCTTCAAAAATGTGTATAACGGAGGAGCGTGGAGCGATTTGATGAATACTATTGGTAACAGTAAAGACTGA
- a CDS encoding DUF3817 domain-containing protein, protein MINLFKTRIGRLRIIAILEGISLLVLVFIAVPLKYAFNNPAIVKVMGPVHGSLFLLFLFNTLSVGVEQQWKFKQITWKVLLACMIPFGTFYIDRKILSKI, encoded by the coding sequence ATGATCAATTTATTTAAAACCAGGATCGGAAGATTAAGAATAATCGCCATCCTTGAAGGGATTTCGCTGTTGGTACTTGTTTTCATCGCTGTGCCATTAAAGTATGCATTCAACAATCCAGCAATAGTAAAAGTAATGGGACCTGTTCACGGTTCATTATTTCTTCTGTTTTTGTTTAATACATTAAGTGTAGGTGTCGAACAGCAATGGAAATTTAAACAAATCACGTGGAAAGTGCTTTTGGCCTGCATGATTCCTTTCGGAACATTCTATATTGACAGAAAAATTTTAAGCAAAATATGA
- the glf gene encoding UDP-galactopyranose mutase, which produces MYDFLIIGCGFAGAVLAERLAKQGKKVLIVDKRDHIAGNAYDHYNEDGIMIHKYGPHIFHTNSEEVFKYLSQFTEWRPYEHRVLASVDGQLVPIPINLTTINTLYGSKLSSSEVKEFLASKAEARKQVLTSEDVVINAVGKELYEKFFRGYTKKQWNLDPSELDASVTARVPTRTNSDDRYFTDTFQAMPKNGYTEMFRKMLSHPNIHIMLNTNYKDIVNLIPHQKLIFTGPVDSYFDFRFGKLPYRSINFEFETLDQHQYQVTGTINYPTSNLYTRITEFKHLTGQKHSKTTIVYEYPTGEGDPYYPIPRKENQEIYNQYRKLADEMPDVYFTGRLGTYKYYNMDQVVAQSLALFRKIIKENDSQ; this is translated from the coding sequence ATGTATGATTTTCTGATAATCGGCTGCGGGTTTGCGGGAGCAGTACTTGCCGAACGCCTTGCAAAGCAGGGGAAAAAAGTTCTTATTGTAGACAAAAGAGACCATATTGCCGGAAACGCCTATGATCATTATAATGAAGACGGGATTATGATTCATAAATACGGGCCTCATATCTTCCACACAAATTCTGAAGAAGTTTTTAAATATCTTTCACAATTTACCGAATGGAGACCCTATGAACACAGGGTTTTAGCAAGTGTCGACGGGCAGCTTGTTCCTATTCCCATCAATCTTACTACCATTAATACACTTTATGGAAGCAAGCTTTCTTCTTCTGAAGTGAAAGAATTTCTGGCCTCAAAAGCTGAAGCCAGAAAGCAGGTTTTAACTTCGGAAGATGTCGTAATTAATGCCGTGGGAAAAGAGTTATATGAAAAATTTTTTCGTGGATATACCAAAAAACAGTGGAATCTTGATCCTTCAGAACTGGATGCATCGGTTACAGCCAGAGTGCCTACCAGAACCAACAGCGACGACCGCTATTTTACCGACACTTTCCAGGCAATGCCTAAAAACGGTTATACTGAAATGTTCAGAAAGATGCTGTCACATCCCAATATTCACATTATGCTGAATACTAATTACAAGGACATCGTAAATCTGATTCCGCACCAAAAGCTGATCTTTACAGGACCTGTAGACAGTTATTTTGATTTCCGTTTCGGTAAACTGCCTTACCGGTCTATCAATTTCGAGTTTGAAACTCTCGATCAACATCAATATCAGGTTACAGGTACGATTAATTATCCTACATCCAACCTTTACACCAGAATTACTGAATTTAAACACCTTACCGGTCAGAAGCATTCTAAAACAACCATTGTATACGAATATCCAACCGGTGAAGGAGATCCTTATTATCCTATTCCCAGAAAAGAAAATCAGGAAATTTACAATCAGTATAGAAAACTGGCTGATGAAATGCCGGATGTTTACTTTACGGGACGTCTGGGCACTTATAAATATTATAATATGGATCAGGTGGTTGCTCAATCGCTGGCATTGTTTCGAAAAATCATAAAAGAAAATGACAGTCAGTAA
- a CDS encoding alkene reductase, translated as MENTLSPLLEEYQLGDLKLKNRVVMASLTRGRATNPELIPTPIMAEYYAQRASAGLILSEGTWVNPQSIGFINVPGIYTQEQVEGWKTVTKAVHDKGGVIFSQLGHIGAGAHPDLQKGELPVGPSPVNIQSQSFTPEGFKDTVTPREMTAAEIHSTIQDYKKAAQNAKEAGFDGVEVHAIAGMLIPQFLSIATNRRTDEYGGSLENRARIIFEILDAIIEVWDSSRVSIKFSPVMISHVGIVQPDEETIPLFKYILKKLDSYNLAFVHIVGPAEDLSGTPVDQLQEDYFAHFRNNYKGRIMANLGFSKESGNKILSEGNADFVSFGEPFIANPDLVERFKHNVPLSQSDRDTYYTGEENGYITYPKALITE; from the coding sequence GATTCCTACACCGATAATGGCGGAATATTATGCGCAGCGGGCTTCTGCCGGACTGATTTTATCAGAAGGAACATGGGTGAATCCACAGTCTATCGGCTTTATTAATGTCCCGGGAATTTATACCCAGGAACAAGTTGAAGGATGGAAAACTGTAACGAAAGCTGTGCATGATAAAGGGGGGGTAATTTTTTCGCAACTGGGACATATTGGTGCAGGAGCACATCCTGATCTGCAGAAAGGTGAGCTTCCTGTGGGACCTTCCCCAGTGAATATACAGTCGCAGTCTTTTACGCCGGAAGGTTTTAAAGATACCGTAACGCCGCGCGAAATGACAGCTGCAGAAATCCACAGTACCATACAGGATTATAAAAAAGCTGCTCAAAATGCAAAAGAAGCTGGTTTTGATGGGGTTGAGGTGCATGCTATAGCCGGTATGCTCATTCCGCAATTTCTTAGTATTGCCACCAACAGGCGTACCGACGAGTATGGAGGAAGTCTTGAAAACCGTGCCCGGATAATCTTTGAGATTCTGGATGCGATTATCGAAGTCTGGGACAGCAGCCGGGTGTCCATAAAATTTTCTCCGGTAATGATAAGTCATGTGGGAATCGTACAGCCGGACGAAGAAACAATTCCGCTATTTAAATATATTTTGAAAAAACTGGATTCTTATAATTTGGCTTTTGTACATATTGTAGGGCCTGCTGAAGATTTATCAGGTACTCCCGTAGATCAGTTGCAGGAAGATTATTTCGCTCATTTTCGAAACAATTACAAAGGCAGAATCATGGCTAATCTGGGATTTTCCAAGGAAAGCGGAAATAAAATTCTAAGCGAAGGAAATGCGGATTTTGTATCTTTTGGAGAACCTTTTATTGCAAATCCGGATCTTGTTGAACGGTTTAAGCATAATGTACCGTTATCACAAAGCGACAGAGATACTTATTACACCGGAGAGGAAAATGGATATATTACCTATCCTAAAGCATTAATTACTGAATAG